Proteins from a single region of Akkermansiaceae bacterium:
- a CDS encoding putative toxin-antitoxin system toxin component, PIN family, which yields MYAILDTCVLVSALRSSDGASHRVLRAVLAGQIRLALSVALAVEYEEVCLRPGLVPSLAPTQIIKVVDGLCRLSQHQKIFYTWRPFLTDPDDDLVLELALAAGAPFIITQNTKDFRGSETLGIRIITPSQALTMI from the coding sequence GTGTATGCGATCCTCGATACATGCGTTCTGGTTTCCGCTCTCCGCTCCAGCGACGGAGCGAGTCACCGTGTTTTGCGCGCGGTCCTCGCGGGCCAGATCCGCTTGGCATTGTCCGTTGCCCTTGCCGTCGAATATGAAGAGGTCTGCTTGCGTCCCGGGCTCGTCCCTTCTCTCGCTCCAACTCAGATCATCAAGGTGGTTGATGGCTTGTGCAGGCTCTCCCAGCACCAGAAAATTTTCTACACTTGGCGTCCGTTTCTCACCGATCCTGATGATGACCTCGTCCTTGAGCTGGCGCTGGCTGCGGGCGCTCCATTCATCATCACCCAGAACACCAAAGATTTCCGAGGATCCGAAACACTTGGCATCCGCATCATCACTCCTTCGCAAGCCCTAACCATGATTTGA
- a CDS encoding tetratricopeptide repeat protein: protein MRWLGLLLALAVVGGSWFMFSRSGERLEVLESRIDALLESGDQEVEIPGLENAIHSLETTRTFNGILLAIGSAAFLGTLFVTFILPSWASRVSQSVYGSNAEVDEPTVLHEARGLVAKGEYDAAIAAFRKAVEEDPTNCLPWTEIARIHSRHLDQPGQAVAILNEALAFRDWPQEEQSFLLFRLADLHNEDPQGRGQAVAMLRRVIQSFPDSRHAMNARQRLKEWGAA from the coding sequence ATGAGATGGCTCGGTCTGCTGCTGGCGCTCGCGGTTGTGGGGGGCAGTTGGTTCATGTTCTCCCGCTCCGGTGAGCGGCTGGAGGTGCTGGAGAGCCGCATCGACGCGCTGCTGGAATCCGGCGACCAGGAGGTCGAGATCCCCGGCCTGGAGAATGCGATCCATTCGCTGGAAACGACCCGCACGTTCAATGGCATCCTGTTGGCCATCGGCAGCGCCGCATTTCTCGGCACGCTGTTCGTGACCTTCATCCTGCCAAGCTGGGCCAGCCGTGTTTCCCAGTCCGTCTATGGCAGCAATGCGGAGGTGGACGAGCCGACCGTCCTCCACGAAGCCCGTGGGCTGGTTGCGAAAGGGGAGTATGACGCCGCCATCGCCGCTTTCCGGAAAGCCGTGGAGGAGGACCCCACCAACTGCCTGCCGTGGACGGAGATCGCCCGCATCCACTCCCGCCACCTCGACCAACCGGGGCAAGCGGTGGCCATCCTCAACGAGGCGCTCGCGTTCCGGGATTGGCCGCAGGAGGAGCAGTCCTTCCTCCTGTTCCGCTTGGCGGACCTCCACAATGAGGATCCGCAGGGCAGGGGACAGGCGGTGGCCATGCTGCGGCGGGTCATCCAGTCGTTCCCGGACTCCCGCCACGCCATGAACGCCCGCCAACGGCTGAAGGAGTGGGGAGCGGCCTGA
- a CDS encoding ComEC/Rec2 family competence protein, with product MTGPAMISAMKDRTGKFSGRHPLFAVACVAVCAVVAADWHWVVGVLVALIGGGFGWFSGKPGRGIAWLVCGLVAVAVFSVRNDGHLRAESGLVDTGGRYEAVILANAKGGPGRWSAPARISEGPWKGTRIQWEGSGDLPVAGARVSGGGNFVELREPRNPEEFDEAQWLRRKGVAAVFRSRDNAVHTGPLAAFGAVVRTGFRTGVTEGLEEDSRQAKVIRAIVIGESPADADELVAAFRNSGTLHIFSVSGMHVAMVGGIAWFVLRQLRVSRRRAVLLILPLVFGYSWITGNSAPAVRSAWMMAVFLLAFSFRRQPDLLNALGAVLLAAVLWDGNLLFQPGVQMSYGVVAAIAVGTSWASRWFAWMAEKEEYLPDSLMTGWQARWLLWRKRLATSLGVSTAAWIGSTPLTIWHFGLVTPVALIGTLFLSIPVTLMLGAALFSASIHPLAPRAAGWLNMVNGKVADVCVVLAQGLSSIPGSHFTTKPSGEPMLVVYDLDYGAAAACFSGGREGAVLLDCGDPRAFRFRVARSLRGMGIEPDSVVISQPDGGHLGGASDVWEAFPIRQAWMPVEKARSPVFREWLRDGPDAGVKILKAGEVDELPFPDGARLEVLHVPDPAAQNARASSRVAVFRLHWRGWKVLLTGDAGMMAEARMLASGRDLSADVIITGRHPSDPTLGAVFLDAVRPQAIIARHSDFPATERLDPRQVAFWESRGITVVHQGKTGGVTIRVDGDGDLLLEGYVDGSVVRLRR from the coding sequence ATGACCGGCCCGGCCATGATTTCCGCGATGAAGGACCGCACCGGGAAATTTTCCGGACGCCACCCCTTGTTCGCGGTGGCATGTGTGGCCGTCTGCGCGGTGGTTGCGGCGGACTGGCACTGGGTGGTCGGAGTTTTGGTCGCTCTCATCGGGGGAGGGTTCGGGTGGTTTTCCGGAAAGCCGGGACGTGGGATCGCCTGGCTGGTATGTGGGTTGGTAGCGGTGGCCGTGTTCTCGGTGCGGAATGATGGCCACCTGAGGGCGGAAAGTGGATTGGTCGATACCGGCGGGCGCTATGAAGCTGTCATCCTGGCGAATGCCAAAGGCGGTCCCGGCCGTTGGTCCGCTCCCGCCCGCATTTCCGAGGGACCGTGGAAAGGCACCCGGATCCAGTGGGAAGGTTCGGGCGACTTGCCGGTGGCCGGAGCCCGTGTCAGCGGGGGAGGGAACTTCGTGGAGCTGCGGGAGCCGCGGAATCCGGAGGAGTTCGATGAGGCGCAGTGGCTGCGGAGAAAGGGAGTGGCGGCGGTTTTCCGGTCACGGGACAATGCGGTCCACACCGGCCCGCTGGCGGCATTCGGGGCGGTGGTCCGCACGGGATTTCGGACCGGGGTGACCGAGGGTCTGGAGGAAGATTCGCGGCAGGCGAAGGTCATCCGTGCCATCGTCATCGGCGAGTCTCCGGCGGATGCGGATGAGCTGGTGGCCGCGTTCCGCAACAGCGGCACGCTCCACATTTTCTCCGTCAGCGGCATGCACGTGGCCATGGTGGGCGGCATCGCGTGGTTCGTCCTCCGGCAACTGCGGGTTTCCCGCCGCCGGGCGGTCCTGCTCATTCTGCCGTTGGTCTTCGGCTACTCATGGATCACCGGCAACAGCGCTCCGGCGGTCCGCTCCGCCTGGATGATGGCGGTGTTCCTCCTCGCCTTCAGTTTCCGGCGCCAGCCGGACCTGCTCAACGCACTGGGCGCGGTGCTGCTGGCGGCGGTGCTGTGGGACGGGAACCTGCTGTTCCAGCCGGGTGTGCAGATGTCCTATGGAGTGGTCGCCGCCATCGCGGTGGGGACTTCGTGGGCTTCCCGCTGGTTCGCCTGGATGGCGGAAAAGGAAGAGTATCTGCCGGACAGCCTCATGACCGGGTGGCAGGCGCGCTGGCTCCTGTGGCGGAAGCGGCTGGCCACCTCGCTGGGCGTCTCCACCGCGGCCTGGATCGGCTCGACCCCGCTGACCATCTGGCATTTCGGGCTGGTCACTCCGGTCGCGTTGATCGGCACCCTGTTTCTAAGTATCCCGGTGACACTGATGCTGGGGGCGGCGTTGTTTTCCGCCTCGATCCATCCGTTGGCACCCCGGGCGGCCGGATGGCTCAACATGGTGAATGGAAAGGTGGCGGATGTCTGCGTGGTGCTGGCGCAGGGGCTTTCCTCCATCCCTGGCTCTCATTTCACGACCAAGCCGTCGGGCGAGCCGATGCTGGTGGTCTATGATCTCGATTATGGGGCTGCCGCCGCGTGTTTCTCCGGTGGGCGGGAGGGAGCGGTGCTGCTGGACTGTGGGGATCCCCGGGCCTTCCGCTTCCGGGTCGCCCGGTCGCTGCGAGGCATGGGGATCGAGCCGGACTCGGTGGTCATCAGCCAGCCGGACGGCGGGCATCTGGGCGGTGCCTCCGATGTGTGGGAGGCATTTCCCATCCGCCAGGCATGGATGCCCGTTGAAAAGGCCCGCAGCCCCGTGTTCCGGGAGTGGCTCCGCGACGGACCGGACGCCGGGGTGAAAATCCTCAAAGCCGGGGAGGTGGATGAACTTCCCTTCCCGGATGGCGCACGGCTGGAGGTGCTGCACGTGCCTGACCCTGCTGCCCAGAATGCGCGCGCGTCCAGCCGGGTCGCGGTTTTCCGCCTCCACTGGCGGGGCTGGAAGGTGCTCCTGACCGGGGACGCAGGGATGATGGCGGAGGCACGCATGCTGGCATCCGGCAGGGACCTGTCCGCGGATGTGATCATCACCGGGAGGCATCCATCCGACCCGACGCTCGGCGCGGTGTTTCTGGATGCCGTGCGGCCGCAAGCCATCATCGCCCGCCACTCGGACTTCCCGGCGACCGAGCGGCTGGATCCCCGGCAGGTCGCTTTCTGGGAATCCCGCGGCATCACCGTGGTCCACCAGGGAAAAACCGGCGGCGTCACCATCCGCGTGGATGGCGACGGGGACCTGCTGCTGGAAGGATATGTGGACGGCTCCGTGGTCAGGCTCAGGCGCTGA
- the trmB gene encoding tRNA (guanosine(46)-N7)-methyltransferase TrmB — MAGEFVPDHYFRKLEKSDLVREDRPLEVDLGCGDGSFLMEMAAHHPERDFLGVERLLGRVRKVCKKATKRGLTNCRVLRLESRYTVEWILPPESISRLHLLCPDPWPKFKHQRRRIVQQEFLEAVWGGLVPGGEFLFMTDHEEYFRWAEQKVAAFGKFERLEWEEDTFFYPKTDFQLQWEAEGKVMFRLRGRKAEAAGSGDR; from the coding sequence ATGGCGGGCGAATTCGTCCCGGACCATTATTTCCGAAAACTGGAGAAATCCGACCTGGTGCGGGAGGACAGGCCGCTGGAGGTGGACCTGGGCTGCGGCGATGGTTCCTTCCTCATGGAAATGGCGGCGCATCATCCGGAGCGGGACTTTCTCGGCGTGGAGCGCCTGCTGGGCCGGGTGCGGAAGGTCTGCAAAAAGGCGACGAAGCGCGGGCTCACGAACTGCCGGGTGCTGCGGCTGGAGAGCCGCTACACCGTGGAGTGGATCCTGCCGCCGGAGTCCATCTCACGCCTGCACCTTCTCTGCCCGGACCCGTGGCCGAAGTTCAAGCACCAGCGGCGCCGCATCGTGCAGCAGGAGTTTCTGGAAGCGGTGTGGGGAGGACTGGTCCCGGGCGGTGAGTTTCTTTTCATGACCGACCACGAGGAATACTTCAGGTGGGCGGAGCAAAAGGTGGCGGCGTTCGGCAAGTTCGAGCGCCTGGAGTGGGAGGAAGACACGTTTTTCTACCCGAAAACGGACTTCCAGCTCCAGTGGGAGGCGGAAGGAAAGGTCATGTTCCGCCTGCGGGGGCGGAAAGCGGAAGCGGCGGGAAGCGGCGACCGGTGA
- the accB gene encoding acetyl-CoA carboxylase biotin carboxyl carrier protein has translation MDLQEIRRIVELMNEHGLTHFDLTKKDFHLKLKKGADLDDLRGLLSALPAQQAAAPVHVAAAATAPSASTPAAAPAAEGTEITSPMVGTFYRKPAPDAPNFAEVGTAVSEGQTLCIIEAMKVMNEIKAEKSGTICAVVAEDGKPVQYGDVLFRIK, from the coding sequence GTGGACCTCCAGGAAATCCGCCGAATCGTCGAACTCATGAACGAGCACGGGCTCACCCATTTCGACCTCACCAAGAAGGACTTTCACCTCAAGCTGAAGAAAGGCGCGGACCTGGATGATCTCCGTGGCCTCCTTTCCGCCCTCCCCGCCCAGCAGGCCGCCGCCCCGGTCCACGTGGCTGCCGCCGCGACCGCTCCATCCGCCTCCACTCCGGCCGCGGCTCCTGCCGCCGAAGGCACCGAGATCACCTCACCGATGGTCGGCACCTTCTACCGCAAGCCCGCTCCGGACGCGCCGAACTTCGCGGAAGTCGGCACCGCCGTTTCCGAAGGCCAGACCCTCTGCATCATCGAGGCGATGAAGGTCATGAACGAGATCAAGGCCGAGAAATCCGGCACCATCTGCGCCGTGGTCGCCGAGGACGGCAAGCCCGTCCAATACGGTGACGTCCTTTTCCGCATCAAATAA
- the accC gene encoding acetyl-CoA carboxylase biotin carboxylase subunit: protein MFKRVLVANRGEIALRIIRACRELGVESVAVYSEADVDSMHVQLADQAVCIGPASSKESYLKADRIIAAAEVTGAEAIHPGYGFLSENARFAEICETSGIKFIGPSAKVISMMGDKATARATAIANNVPITPGSDIMPTAEEALAKAKEIGLPVMIKATAGGGGRGMRPCFKEEDFISLFRAASNEAMAAFGNGECYLEKLVLNPHHIEFQVIADSHGNFIHLGERDCSMQRRNQKIIEECPSPLISPELRARMGEASVNLIRNIGYQNAGTIEYLVDEAGENFYFMEMNTRIQVEHPVTEEVMGCELIKEQIRVAAGESLSHHVLQAQPRGHSIECRINAEDPYNNFTPSPGNIDLWYAPGGKGVRVDTHVYSGYTVPPHYDSMIAKLIVTGATREIAIARMNRALGEFMIRGIKTTIPFQQEIINHPDFKSGNYDIGWVARYLEQRK from the coding sequence ATGTTCAAACGCGTCCTGGTCGCCAACCGCGGCGAAATCGCCCTCCGCATCATCCGCGCCTGCCGCGAACTCGGAGTTGAATCCGTCGCCGTCTATTCCGAGGCGGATGTCGATTCGATGCACGTCCAGCTCGCGGACCAGGCGGTCTGCATCGGGCCGGCCTCCAGCAAGGAATCCTACCTCAAGGCGGACCGCATCATCGCCGCCGCGGAGGTCACCGGCGCGGAGGCCATCCATCCCGGCTACGGATTCCTTTCGGAGAACGCCCGCTTCGCGGAAATCTGCGAGACTTCCGGCATCAAGTTCATCGGCCCGTCCGCCAAGGTCATCTCCATGATGGGGGACAAGGCGACCGCCCGCGCGACCGCCATCGCCAATAATGTCCCGATCACTCCGGGGTCGGACATCATGCCGACCGCCGAGGAAGCGCTGGCGAAGGCGAAGGAGATCGGCCTGCCGGTCATGATCAAGGCGACCGCTGGTGGCGGTGGCCGGGGCATGCGTCCCTGCTTCAAGGAAGAGGACTTCATTTCCCTGTTCCGCGCCGCGTCCAACGAGGCGATGGCCGCCTTTGGCAACGGCGAGTGTTACCTTGAGAAGCTGGTGCTCAATCCGCACCACATTGAGTTCCAGGTCATCGCGGACTCCCACGGCAACTTCATCCACCTCGGTGAGCGGGACTGCTCCATGCAGCGCCGCAACCAGAAGATCATCGAGGAGTGCCCGTCCCCGCTCATTTCCCCCGAGCTCCGCGCGCGGATGGGAGAGGCCTCCGTCAATCTGATCCGGAACATCGGCTACCAGAACGCCGGAACCATCGAGTACCTCGTCGATGAGGCGGGCGAGAATTTCTACTTCATGGAAATGAACACCCGGATCCAGGTGGAACACCCGGTGACGGAGGAGGTCATGGGTTGTGAACTCATCAAGGAGCAGATCCGCGTCGCCGCAGGGGAATCGCTGTCCCACCACGTTCTCCAGGCCCAGCCACGCGGCCACTCCATCGAGTGCCGGATCAACGCGGAAGACCCCTACAACAACTTCACCCCCAGTCCGGGCAACATCGACCTCTGGTATGCCCCCGGCGGCAAGGGCGTCCGCGTGGATACCCACGTCTATTCCGGCTACACCGTTCCTCCGCACTACGACTCGATGATCGCCAAGCTGATCGTCACCGGCGCCACCCGTGAGATCGCCATCGCCCGGATGAACCGGGCGCTCGGTGAGTTCATGATTCGCGGGATCAAGACCACCATCCCGTTCCAGCAGGAGATCATCAACCATCCTGACTTCAAGAGCGGCAACTACGACATCGGCTGGGTTGCCCGTTACCTGGAACAGCGGAAGTAA
- the thiE gene encoding thiamine phosphate synthase, with amino-acid sequence MSLSSARLYCILDLDYVAQTEAGRVASQLLEGGADILQLRGKNHDLETIRKVGQSLLPLCRAAGVPFIINDYPELAAELNADGVHIGQDDGSFAKARAVVGEGKIIGRSTHSLEQARSALAAGFDYIGFGPLFPTPTKRGRPGIGLLNISFMEEEIGSRIPAFCIGGIAPATLPEVLAAGARRVVVVSALLRSPDIRSATHQLKTLLA; translated from the coding sequence ATGTCTCTTTCCTCCGCCCGTCTCTATTGCATCCTGGATTTGGATTATGTCGCGCAGACGGAGGCGGGTCGGGTTGCTTCCCAACTGCTTGAGGGAGGAGCGGATATCCTGCAACTCCGGGGCAAGAACCATGATCTGGAAACGATCAGGAAGGTCGGGCAGTCACTACTGCCGCTTTGCCGCGCGGCGGGCGTGCCTTTCATCATCAACGATTATCCGGAACTGGCGGCGGAACTGAACGCGGACGGCGTCCATATCGGCCAGGATGACGGCTCCTTTGCCAAGGCCCGTGCCGTGGTGGGCGAGGGGAAAATCATCGGCCGCTCCACCCATTCGCTGGAGCAGGCGCGTTCGGCCCTCGCGGCGGGTTTTGATTACATTGGCTTCGGGCCTCTGTTCCCCACCCCCACCAAGCGCGGCAGGCCGGGCATCGGGCTGCTGAACATCTCATTCATGGAGGAGGAGATCGGTTCGAGGATCCCGGCATTCTGCATCGGGGGGATAGCCCCTGCCACGCTGCCGGAGGTGCTCGCCGCCGGTGCGCGCCGGGTTGTCGTGGTTTCCGCCTTGCTCCGGTCCCCGGATATCCGTTCCGCCACCCACCAACTCAAAACGCTCCTCGCCTGA
- a CDS encoding carbohydrate kinase — protein MSTSSAVIIGGTIAIDHVKTPNAEAANLLGGSASYASIAASYYTSPVHLVGIIGKDFPKEHVELFNSKGITLDGVERSEGDSFSWSGEYHENMNDRTTRQVDINVLENWSVKVPTSIADAPVVVLANMSPENQLQMLDACTGAKFVVADTMDLWIAIANEKLHEVLKRIDLLVINESEAREFVGTSNLIVAGRRLLEKGPKHVVIKLGEFGAILFTASGTSCPQLFRCAAFPLTEVADPTGAGDSFLGALAGYLASTGKSGYSFEEIRQAVVQGSVVASFTCEAFSTRRLQTLSRAQIDERLAFLKSITHWP, from the coding sequence ATGTCCACATCATCCGCAGTCATCATCGGCGGCACCATCGCCATCGACCACGTCAAGACCCCCAACGCCGAAGCGGCCAACCTGCTCGGTGGTTCCGCCTCCTACGCCTCCATCGCGGCGTCCTATTACACCTCGCCGGTCCATCTGGTGGGCATCATCGGCAAGGACTTCCCGAAGGAACACGTGGAGCTCTTCAACTCCAAAGGCATCACCCTCGACGGCGTCGAGCGGTCCGAGGGCGACTCCTTCTCCTGGTCCGGCGAATATCATGAGAACATGAACGACCGCACCACCCGCCAAGTGGACATCAACGTCCTTGAGAACTGGTCGGTGAAGGTCCCCACCTCCATCGCGGACGCACCGGTGGTCGTGCTCGCTAACATGTCCCCGGAGAACCAGCTCCAGATGCTGGACGCCTGCACCGGTGCGAAGTTCGTCGTCGCGGACACCATGGACCTCTGGATCGCCATTGCGAACGAGAAACTCCATGAAGTGCTCAAGCGCATCGATCTCCTCGTCATCAACGAAAGCGAAGCCCGCGAGTTCGTGGGTACCAGCAACCTCATCGTCGCCGGCCGCCGCCTGCTGGAAAAGGGACCGAAGCACGTGGTGATCAAGCTCGGCGAGTTCGGAGCCATCCTCTTCACCGCCAGCGGAACCTCCTGCCCGCAGCTTTTCCGCTGCGCCGCCTTCCCGCTCACCGAAGTCGCCGACCCCACCGGTGCCGGGGATTCCTTCCTCGGTGCCCTCGCCGGCTACCTCGCGTCCACCGGGAAATCCGGGTATTCCTTCGAGGAGATCCGCCAAGCCGTCGTCCAGGGTTCCGTCGTCGCCTCCTTCACCTGTGAGGCGTTCTCAACCCGCCGCCTGCAAACCCTCAGCCGCGCCCAGATCGACGAGCGCCTCGCGTTCCTCAAATCGATCACCCATTGGCCATGA
- a CDS encoding TIGR02597 family protein has protein sequence MKSILSYSLLAAAMAAGVAIGQTPTTATTTPVGYTSISCLPGSDTIVGLPLRLSASAAGALTSAPSTSGSQAVLTVSGASFGSFAGTHYVKFKESATAKGKWFPVASNTADTLTIDLNGVTLSAAIGDKIEVLKFWTLAELIDPSTATDNPATTPNAIVASSNIGPTGRKTEVLVPNFLATGINIAPSTVYFIHGGIWKKQGGVNNSFNNDQLWPDSYIIIRNPASIGSSTKFVVSGEVETGNFEVAVNTLAAGKQDNFVALPRPIDTKLKDLGLGGTAAFVSSDGIGPTQRKDELLVFNNAAAALNKSASAIYFYHAGIWKKQGGVNADFGDDVIPAGGGFILRKFQSGTGATATWNNAPSY, from the coding sequence ATGAAATCAATCCTTTCATATTCCCTCTTGGCTGCGGCAATGGCCGCTGGTGTGGCCATCGGCCAGACGCCAACCACGGCGACCACCACTCCTGTTGGTTATACTTCAATTAGCTGCCTTCCAGGTTCTGATACGATCGTGGGTCTGCCTCTCCGTCTGAGTGCTTCGGCCGCTGGTGCTTTGACATCCGCTCCTTCAACTTCGGGTAGTCAGGCTGTTCTCACTGTGAGCGGCGCGTCTTTTGGTTCATTCGCTGGCACCCACTACGTGAAGTTCAAAGAGAGTGCCACCGCGAAAGGCAAATGGTTTCCTGTTGCTTCAAATACCGCCGATACATTGACTATTGATCTGAATGGTGTGACGCTGTCTGCGGCGATTGGGGACAAGATTGAAGTTCTCAAGTTTTGGACTTTGGCGGAATTGATCGATCCATCAACTGCCACTGATAATCCGGCCACTACTCCGAATGCTATTGTCGCATCTAGCAATATCGGACCTACTGGCCGTAAGACTGAGGTGCTCGTTCCTAACTTCCTTGCTACTGGCATTAATATTGCCCCTTCCACAGTTTATTTTATCCACGGTGGAATTTGGAAGAAGCAAGGCGGCGTGAATAACTCTTTCAATAACGATCAGCTGTGGCCTGATTCTTACATCATCATTCGCAATCCTGCATCGATTGGAAGCTCCACGAAGTTCGTTGTGTCCGGCGAGGTTGAGACTGGTAATTTCGAGGTTGCCGTCAATACGTTAGCTGCAGGTAAGCAGGATAATTTTGTTGCTCTTCCTCGGCCCATCGATACGAAGTTGAAAGATCTTGGTTTGGGTGGGACGGCGGCCTTTGTGTCTTCTGACGGAATCGGACCTACTCAAAGGAAGGACGAATTGCTCGTTTTCAACAATGCAGCAGCAGCATTGAACAAATCGGCCTCTGCCATCTACTTCTATCACGCCGGAATCTGGAAGAAGCAGGGTGGTGTTAACGCCGATTTTGGTGACGATGTGATCCCCGCTGGAGGTGGATTCATTCTTCGTAAATTCCAAAGCGGTACTGGCGCGACAGCAACATGGAATAATGCTCCCTCCTATTAA
- a CDS encoding PEP-CTERM sorting domain-containing protein, translated as MKLKLTSILLLLGATLPASATITLTTAFGNAYTAAGATVPNGTLWALVVDTNNDSSFMGQFGVNTSLSLAGANNLFATGNSIALGTLLGGDTVFAMGGFNADGTSYDQANLTIGLNGVQQGLKFAFVWFPGVTFTTEGATYTVGTQVGALHSNTDAVALGDMVIPADGAVLPTGAGTADGAGGTLPASRFTAVQLIPEPSTMLLGAFGALGLLRRRR; from the coding sequence ATGAAATTAAAATTGACTTCGATTCTCTTGCTATTGGGGGCGACGCTCCCTGCATCCGCAACTATCACCCTTACCACTGCTTTCGGTAATGCTTACACTGCAGCGGGTGCTACCGTCCCGAACGGGACATTATGGGCCTTGGTTGTTGATACAAATAATGACTCCTCTTTCATGGGTCAATTTGGTGTCAACACCAGTTTGAGTTTGGCGGGTGCTAACAATCTTTTTGCCACAGGAAATTCAATCGCATTGGGTACTTTGCTTGGTGGTGATACCGTCTTTGCAATGGGTGGATTTAATGCGGATGGCACCTCTTATGATCAGGCCAACCTGACAATCGGTCTTAATGGAGTCCAGCAGGGGCTAAAGTTTGCCTTTGTTTGGTTTCCTGGTGTTACGTTCACGACTGAAGGTGCGACCTACACTGTTGGAACCCAAGTTGGCGCATTGCATTCTAATACCGACGCTGTGGCACTTGGCGATATGGTGATTCCTGCTGATGGTGCGGTTTTGCCGACCGGTGCAGGCACTGCTGATGGAGCTGGAGGGACACTTCCTGCATCTCGTTTCACCGCAGTTCAGTTGATCCCGGAGCCATCCACGATGCTTCTTGGAGCATTTGGAGCTCTCGGTCTTCTTCGCCGCCGCCGCTGA
- the lepB gene encoding signal peptidase I, which translates to MFTPKWKKEAKLLAKGGRKFVNYKRDLLKPERVDEIESRLDDLLKAVKENDQKKAAEAGKQLRATCENSLKYEKPVGWLEENVEVMFVAIVIALGLRAYYLQPFRIPTGSMQPTLNGIVGTSLKQAEWPSFPQRMAEFALRGRKYVKLENKEDKQVLFTDGGALIATTDVQKFHFFSRGAIVCADRTLIPLPAPGNPCQSAGLVQAAVVARQNGGMLPAGTVLCEGYIDTGDLVLVNKFSYHFRKPKRGEVFVFDTIGIKGIRERSGDQADGSHYIKRLCGVPGDTLSIETPNLLVDGKVAREPGIRRVADGVEPHPKVGYVPASAEGVRPGQIQPPRQYLSFNVSPLALAKDAPRGMREYAALGDNTRNSLDSRYWGSVKEFNLVGPALFSLWPITTGHWGLIH; encoded by the coding sequence ATGTTCACGCCGAAGTGGAAGAAGGAGGCGAAGCTGCTTGCTAAGGGCGGGCGGAAGTTTGTGAATTACAAGCGGGATCTGCTGAAACCGGAACGGGTGGATGAGATCGAGTCGCGGCTGGATGATCTGCTGAAAGCGGTGAAGGAGAATGACCAGAAGAAGGCTGCTGAGGCCGGAAAGCAGCTCCGCGCGACTTGCGAAAATTCCCTGAAGTATGAGAAGCCGGTGGGATGGCTGGAGGAGAATGTCGAGGTGATGTTCGTGGCCATTGTCATCGCTCTGGGCCTGCGGGCCTATTACCTGCAACCGTTCCGGATTCCGACGGGTTCGATGCAGCCGACGTTGAACGGCATTGTCGGAACCTCGCTCAAACAAGCGGAATGGCCGTCGTTTCCACAGCGGATGGCGGAGTTTGCCCTCCGTGGGAGAAAATACGTGAAACTGGAGAACAAGGAGGACAAGCAGGTTCTGTTCACCGACGGCGGCGCGCTGATCGCGACGACGGATGTCCAGAAGTTCCACTTCTTCAGCCGGGGGGCGATTGTTTGTGCGGACCGTACCTTGATCCCGCTTCCGGCACCGGGAAATCCCTGCCAGAGCGCGGGATTGGTTCAAGCCGCCGTGGTCGCCCGCCAGAATGGCGGCATGCTTCCGGCCGGAACGGTTCTCTGCGAAGGTTACATCGATACCGGGGATCTCGTGCTGGTGAACAAGTTCTCCTATCACTTCCGGAAGCCGAAGCGGGGTGAAGTTTTTGTTTTCGATACCATCGGGATCAAGGGCATCCGCGAGAGGAGCGGAGACCAGGCGGATGGTTCCCACTACATCAAGCGTCTGTGTGGAGTGCCGGGGGATACGCTCTCCATTGAAACCCCGAATCTTCTGGTGGACGGAAAGGTGGCGCGAGAGCCGGGGATCCGGCGGGTTGCGGACGGTGTTGAGCCCCACCCGAAAGTCGGTTACGTGCCCGCAAGCGCCGAGGGTGTTCGTCCGGGCCAAATCCAACCGCCCCGGCAATACCTGAGCTTCAACGTCAGTCCGCTGGCATTGGCGAAGGACGCCCCCAGGGGGATGCGTGAATATGCCGCTCTGGGTGACAATACCCGCAACTCCCTGGATTCCCGCTATTGGGGGAGCGTGAAGGAGTTCAACCTGGTGGGGCCGGCGTTGTTCTCCTTGTGGCCGATCACCACGGGGCATTGGGGGCTCATCCATTGA